In one Carassius carassius chromosome 14, fCarCar2.1, whole genome shotgun sequence genomic region, the following are encoded:
- the gclc gene encoding glutamate--cysteine ligase catalytic subunit: MGLLSQGSPLNWEETKKHADHVRKHGILQFLNIYNKVKERQKDVLKWGDEVEYMLVEMDDKSEKVRLVLNGKDVLETLQEKGEKINPNHPTLWRPEYGSYMIEGTPGQPYGGTMSEFNTVEDNMGKRRREAASVLNKNETLLTVTSFPRLGCPGFTQPEYKPTPVEKGVSKSLFFPDEAINSHPRFSTLTRNIRHRRGEKVVINVPIFKDQNTPSPFVETFLEDDGEAARGALPDHIYMDAMGFGMGNCCLQVTFQACSINEARYLYDQLATFCPIVMALSAASPFYRGYVSDIDCRWSVISASVDDRTREERGLEPLKNNKFRIHKSRYDSIDSYLSCCGDKYNDIELTIDEDIKVQLLDAGIDKLLAQHIAHLFIRDPLSLFQEKIHLDDENESDHFENLQSTNWQTMRFKPPPPNSDIGWRVEFRPMEVQLTDFENSAYVVFIVLLTRVILSYKLDFLIPLSKVDENMKVAQRRNAVQEGMFYFRKDVFKGCNPVLDPPSTAQNGVESEANDGEEFTLMSIDTIINGKEGVFHGLIPMLNSYLENMEVDVDTRCTILNYLKLIKKRASGELMTMAKWMREFVSKHPQYKQDSVITDKINYDLLHKCDRIARGEEKCPELIGDPVNRGK, translated from the exons ATGGGCTTACTGTCACAAGGGTCACCGCTCAACTGGGAAGAGACCAAGAAACATGCGGACCACGTTAGAAAGCACGGCATCCTGCAGTTCCTCAACATCTACAACAAGGTCAAAGAGCGACAGAAGGATGTGCTGAAATGGGGAGACGAG GTGGAGTACATGTTGGTGGAAATGGATGACAAAAGTGAAAAAGTCCGCCTAGTTCTGAACGGGAAGGATGTTTTGGAAACCCTTCAGGAAAAGGGTGAAAAGATCAACCCCAA CCACCCCACTCTGTGGAGGCCGGAGTACGGCAGCTACATGATCGAAGGGACCCCCGGGCAGCCGTACGGAGGGACCATGTCAGAGTTTAACACGGTGGAAGACAACATGGGAAAGAGGAGGAGAGAAGCAGCATCTGTGCTTAATAAGAACGAGACTCTCCTCACAGTTACGTCATTCCCCAG GTTAGGCTGCCCGGGCTTCACTCAGCCAGAATACAAACCCACACCGGTTGAAAAAGGGGTGTCCAAATCGCTCTTCTTCCCCGATGAGGCAATCAACAGTCACCCTAGATTCAG CACTCTGACCAGAAACATACGCCACCGGAGGGGTGAGAAGGTGGTGATAAATGTACCAA TTTTTAAAGATCAAAACACCCCGTCTCCTTTTGTGGAGACGTTCCTGGAGGATGATGGCGAAGCTGCCCGAGGAGCCCTGCCTGATCACATCTACATGGACGCCATGGGCTTTGGCATGGGAAACTGTTGCCTGCAG GTGACCTTCCAGGCCTGCAGCATCAACGAGGCACGCTACCTTTACGACCAGCTGGCCACTTTCTGTCCCATAGTG ATGGCTCTGAGCGCCGCCTCCCCGTTCTATCGGGGCTATGTGTCTGACATTGACTGCCGCTGGAGTGTGATCTCTGCGTCTGTGGATGACCGAACCCGAGAGGAGCGGGGCCTGGAG CCTCTGAAAAATAACAAATTCCGGATCCATAAATCACGGTATGATTCGATTGACAGCTACCTCTCCTGCTGTGGTGACAAATACAATGACATTGAGCTGACCATAGATGAAGATATCAAAGTGCAGCTCCTAGATGCAG GAATTGACAAACTGCTGGCACAGCACATTGCACATCTCTTCATCCGCGACCCGCTGTCGCTCTTCCAGGAGAAGATTCATTTGGATGATGAGAACGAATCGGACCACTTTGAG AACCTTCAGTCAACCAACTGGCAGACAATGAGGTTCAAGCCCCCCCCTCCAAACTCTGACATCGGATGGAGAGTCGAGTTCCGACCAATGGAG GTTCAACTGACAGATTTTGAAAACTCAGCTTATGTCGTGTTTATCGTTCTCCTCACCCGGGTGATCTTATCCTACAAGTTGGATTTCCTCATTCCATTGTCAAAG GTTGATGAAAATATGAAAGTAGCCCAGAGGCGAAATGCGGTGCAGGAAGGAATGTTTTATTTCCGGAAGGACGTCTTTAAAG GCTGCAACCCAGTGTTAGACCCGCCCTCCACAGCTCAGAATGGAGTGGAGAGTGAAGCTAATGACGGTGAAGAGTTCACACTGATGAGCATTGACACCATCATCAATGGAAAG gaaggGGTGTTTCACGGCTTGATACCGATGTTGAACAGCTACCTTGAGAACATGGAGGTGGATGTGGACACGCGGTGCACTATTCTCAACTATCTTAAACTCATTAAGAAGCGTGCTTCTG GTGAGCTGATGACGATGGCGAAGTGGATGAGGGAGTTTGTCTCCAAACATCCTCAGTACAAGCAGGACAGCGTCATCACGGACAAAATCAACTACGACCTGCTGCACAAGTGTGACAGAATCGCGAGGGGAGAGGAGAAGTGTCCAGAACTTATCGGAGACCCGGTTAACAGAGGAAAATAA
- the elovl5 gene encoding elongation of very long chain fatty acids protein 5: MEAFNHRVNTYVDSWMGPRDPRVRGWLLLDNYIPTVAFTVMYLLIVWMGPKYMKNRQPYSCRALLVPYNLGLTLLSLYMFYELVMSVYQGGYNFFCQNTHSGGEADNRMMNVLWWYYFSKLIEFMDTFFFILRKNNHQISFLHVYHHATMLNIWWFVMNWVPCGHSYFGATFNSFIHVLMYSYYGLSAVPAIRPYLWWKKYITQGQLVQFVLTMFQTSCAVVFPCGFPMGWLYFQITYMITLILLFTNFYIKTYKRHAGSRKTDYSNGSINGHTNGVTSNEKVKYRKPRTD, from the exons ATGGAGGCCTTTAATCACAGAGTTAACACTTATGTTGACTCTTGGATGGGACCTAGGG ATCCTCGGGTTAGAGGATGGCTTCTACTGGACAACTACATCCCTACTGTGGCCTTCACTGTCATGTACCTTCTGATTGTGTGGATGGGACCAAAATACATGAAGAATAGACAGCCCTACTCCTGCAGAGCACTGCTAGTGCCGTATAACCTCGGCCTGACACTTCTGTCTCTCTACATGTTCTATGAG CTGGTAATGTCAGTGTATCAAGGTGGATACAACTTCTTCTGCCAGAACACCCACAGTGGAGGAGAGGCCGACAACAGG ATGATGAACGTACTTTGGTGGTATTACTTCTCCAAACTCATTGAGTTTATGGACACGTTCTTCTTCATTCTGAGGAAGAACAACCACCAGATCAGCTTCCTGCACGTGTACCATCACGCCACCATGCTCAACATCTGGTGGTTCGTCATGAACTGGGTGCCGTGTGGCCACT CCTACTTCGGCGCCACGTTTAACAGCTTCATCCATGTGCTGATGTACTCGTACTATGGCCTCTCTGCTGTCCCAGCCATCAGACCGTATCTGTGGTGGAAAAAGTACATCACTCAAGGGCAGCTG GTCCAGTTTGTCCTGACCATGTTCCagacatcttgtgctgtggttttTCCATGTGGTTTCCCAATGGGCTGGCTGTATTTCCAGATCACTTACATGATCACTCTCATCTTACTCTTCACAAACTTCTACATAAAG ACCTATAAGAGACACGCGGGATCTCGGAAGACCGATTACTCGAACGGATCAATAAACGGTCACACCAATGGGGTGACATCCAATGAGAAGGTGAAATACAGGAAACCGCGCACAGATTGA